One stretch of Mangifera indica cultivar Alphonso chromosome 9, CATAS_Mindica_2.1, whole genome shotgun sequence DNA includes these proteins:
- the LOC123225066 gene encoding ycf20-like protein — MALSMSLISTTSLLKFGWVPITRVSHRKFGLVSRSSTGFLSIRAVQENGGPRRLVDIIRAVPELSRNYFRSPSRRALFGGISLLGGFYVAQTISLSFGALGVNDVIAAVLCVLLTEYITRFYYSRPKVTFPLALLNNFKMGFTYGLFIDAFKLAS, encoded by the coding sequence atggCACTTTCCATGAGTTTGATCTCCACCACAAGCCTACTTAAATTTGGGTGGGTACCTATAACCAGAGTTTCTCATAGAAAATTCGGTTTGGTTTCACGATCTTCCACTGGATTTCTCAGCATCCGTGCTGTGCAAGAGAATGGAGGGCCACGGCGACTGGTTGACATTATAAGAGCTGTGCCAGAGCTCTCGAGGAATTACTTTAGGAGTCCTTCTAGGAGGGCTCTTTTTGGAGGAATCTCCTTGTTGGGTGGCTTTTATGTAGCGCAGACAATCTCTCTGTCATTTGGAGCTTTAGGAGTCAATGATGTGATCGCTGCAGTGTTGTGTGTTCTCTTGACAGAATACATTACAAGGTTTTATTACAGCCGGCCAAAGGTAACTTTTCCCCTTGCTCTTCTCAACAACTTTAAGATGGGTTTCACATATGGTCTCTT
- the LOC123224840 gene encoding calcium-dependent protein kinase 26-like isoform X2 → MAVAKGNSSTEPSRQPCNCYKVESLTETILEANEISDLKDRFILGQHLGWGQFGVIRVCSDKLTGELFACKSINKDRLVTSDDAWSVKLEIEIMTRLSGHPNVVDLKAVYEDENSVHLVMELCAGGELFHQLEKYGRFSEVEARILFRHLMQVVLYCHEIGVVHRDLKPENILLATKASSSPIKLADFGLATYINPGQSLHGTVGSPFYIAPEVLTGGYNQAADVWSAGVILYILLSGMPPFWGNTKSQIFDAVRAADLRFPSNPWDNISESAKSLVMAMLSTNPSQRLTAQQVLDHSWMKDNILDSEVFSRNNFGGCPEWDIGSGSFSTPFMIRQQDISFGSGTGSPILSDVESPAFTCGASFSSFSEDLSTPCSASANFSFFTPGNSNNLEFTSSVPSMPSFAFFGTGSIEQGSSVDCSTGITRLDASNGEASLVEFLSVPDSSPCFEHQLRATEHKAAEVKRAGGTIGPKILGIHSKRNRTIGLGEREQLDIVVSESVIRWASCTNISIAPSLRSSLVC, encoded by the exons ATGGCTGTTGCCAAGGGCAACAGCAGCACTGAACCATCTAGGCAACCTTGTAATTGTTATAAAGTGGAAAGCTTAACTGAAACCATTTTGGAAGCTAATGAGATCTCTGATTTAAAAGACCGATTCATTCTAGGGCAGCACTTGGGTTGGGGGCAGTTTGGTGTTATTAGGGTTTGCTCAGATAAATTGACTGGAGAGTTGTTTGCCTGCAAATCAATTAACAAAGATAGATTAGTGACCTCTGATGATGCATGGAGTGTAAAGCTTGAGATTGAAATAATGACTAGGTTATCAGGTCACCCAAATGTTGTAGACCTCAAGGCAGTTTATGAGGATGAAAACTCTGTACATCTGGTGATGGAACTGTGTGCTGGAGGGGAACTTTTCCACCAGTTAGAGAAGTATGGACGATTCTCTGAAGTGGAGGCTAGGATTCTCTTTAGGCATTTGATGCAAGTTGTTCTATATTgtcatgaaattggtgttgttCATAGAGATTTGAAGCCGGAGAACATTCTCTTGGCTACAAAAGCCTCTTCCTCACCAATTAAACTGGCTGACTTTGGCCTTGCTACCTATATCAACCCTG GACAGAGTCTGCATGGAACCGTTGGGAGTCCGTTTTATATAGCTCCTGAGGTATTGACGGGGGGCTACAATCAAGCTGCTGATGTTTGGAGTGCTGGCGTCATTTTATACATTCTTCTTAGTGGTATGCCCCCTTTTTGGGGTAACACTAAGTCACAAATATTTGATGCTGTTAGGGCAGCTGATCTACGGTTCCCATCAAATCCTTGGGATAACATTTCTGAATCTGCAAAGAGCTTAGTCATGGCAATGCTATCTACGAATCCTTCTCAGCGGCTCACTGCTCAGCAGGTTTTAG ATCATTCATGGATGAAGGACAACATACTGGATTCTGAAGTATTCAGTCGGAACAACTTTGGAGGTTGTCCAGAATGGGATATAGGAAGTGGCTCATTCTCTACCCCATTCATGATCAGGCAACAGGACATCAGTTTTGGCAGTGGAACTGGATCACCTATTCTTTCTGATGTTGAATCACCTGCATTCACATGCGGagcatcattttcttctttctcggAGGATTTGTCAACACCTTGTTCTGCTTCtgctaatttttctttctttacccCTGGGAACTCTAATAACTTGGAATTCACTTCTTCTGTACCTTCAATGCCAAGTTTTGCATTTTTTGGCACCGGTTCCATTGAGCAAGGTAGTTCAGTAGATTGTTCAACTGGCATAACCAGACTAGATGCATCTAATGGAG AGGCTAGCTTGGTGGAGTTTCTTTCAGTGCCTGATTCTTCTCCTTGCTTCGAGCACCAGTTGAGAGCAACGGAACATAAGGCAGCTGAAGTTAAAAGAGCTGGAGGAACCATTGGACCCAAGATTTTGGGCATCCACAGTAAGAGGAACCGAACAATTGGCCTTGGTGAGAGGGAGCAACTTGATATCGTGGTGTCTGAGTCAGTGATCCGTTGGGCATCATGCACAAATATTTCAATTGCCCCATCGTTGAGATCCTCTCTCGTATGTTGA
- the LOC123224840 gene encoding calcium-dependent protein kinase 2-like isoform X1 — protein MAVAKGNSSTEPSRQPCNCYKVESLTETILEANEISDLKDRFILGQHLGWGQFGVIRVCSDKLTGELFACKSINKDRLVTSDDAWSVKLEIEIMTRLSGHPNVVDLKAVYEDENSVHLVMELCAGGELFHQLEKYGRFSEVEARILFRHLMQVVLYCHEIGVVHRDLKPENILLATKASSSPIKLADFGLATYINPGQSLHGTVGSPFYIAPEVLTGGYNQAADVWSAGVILYILLSGMPPFWGNTKSQIFDAVRAADLRFPSNPWDNISESAKSLVMAMLSTNPSQRLTAQQVLGTVNANFLEPAIFVLDMQHLSSNILFWILETYDHSWMKDNILDSEVFSRNNFGGCPEWDIGSGSFSTPFMIRQQDISFGSGTGSPILSDVESPAFTCGASFSSFSEDLSTPCSASANFSFFTPGNSNNLEFTSSVPSMPSFAFFGTGSIEQGSSVDCSTGITRLDASNGEASLVEFLSVPDSSPCFEHQLRATEHKAAEVKRAGGTIGPKILGIHSKRNRTIGLGEREQLDIVVSESVIRWASCTNISIAPSLRSSLVC, from the exons ATGGCTGTTGCCAAGGGCAACAGCAGCACTGAACCATCTAGGCAACCTTGTAATTGTTATAAAGTGGAAAGCTTAACTGAAACCATTTTGGAAGCTAATGAGATCTCTGATTTAAAAGACCGATTCATTCTAGGGCAGCACTTGGGTTGGGGGCAGTTTGGTGTTATTAGGGTTTGCTCAGATAAATTGACTGGAGAGTTGTTTGCCTGCAAATCAATTAACAAAGATAGATTAGTGACCTCTGATGATGCATGGAGTGTAAAGCTTGAGATTGAAATAATGACTAGGTTATCAGGTCACCCAAATGTTGTAGACCTCAAGGCAGTTTATGAGGATGAAAACTCTGTACATCTGGTGATGGAACTGTGTGCTGGAGGGGAACTTTTCCACCAGTTAGAGAAGTATGGACGATTCTCTGAAGTGGAGGCTAGGATTCTCTTTAGGCATTTGATGCAAGTTGTTCTATATTgtcatgaaattggtgttgttCATAGAGATTTGAAGCCGGAGAACATTCTCTTGGCTACAAAAGCCTCTTCCTCACCAATTAAACTGGCTGACTTTGGCCTTGCTACCTATATCAACCCTG GACAGAGTCTGCATGGAACCGTTGGGAGTCCGTTTTATATAGCTCCTGAGGTATTGACGGGGGGCTACAATCAAGCTGCTGATGTTTGGAGTGCTGGCGTCATTTTATACATTCTTCTTAGTGGTATGCCCCCTTTTTGGGGTAACACTAAGTCACAAATATTTGATGCTGTTAGGGCAGCTGATCTACGGTTCCCATCAAATCCTTGGGATAACATTTCTGAATCTGCAAAGAGCTTAGTCATGGCAATGCTATCTACGAATCCTTCTCAGCGGCTCACTGCTCAGCAGGTTTTAGGTACGGTGAATGCTAACTTTCTTGAACCGGCCATCTTTGTCTTGGATATGCAACATTTAAGTTCAAACATCCTGTTCTGGATTCTCGAAACATATG ATCATTCATGGATGAAGGACAACATACTGGATTCTGAAGTATTCAGTCGGAACAACTTTGGAGGTTGTCCAGAATGGGATATAGGAAGTGGCTCATTCTCTACCCCATTCATGATCAGGCAACAGGACATCAGTTTTGGCAGTGGAACTGGATCACCTATTCTTTCTGATGTTGAATCACCTGCATTCACATGCGGagcatcattttcttctttctcggAGGATTTGTCAACACCTTGTTCTGCTTCtgctaatttttctttctttacccCTGGGAACTCTAATAACTTGGAATTCACTTCTTCTGTACCTTCAATGCCAAGTTTTGCATTTTTTGGCACCGGTTCCATTGAGCAAGGTAGTTCAGTAGATTGTTCAACTGGCATAACCAGACTAGATGCATCTAATGGAG AGGCTAGCTTGGTGGAGTTTCTTTCAGTGCCTGATTCTTCTCCTTGCTTCGAGCACCAGTTGAGAGCAACGGAACATAAGGCAGCTGAAGTTAAAAGAGCTGGAGGAACCATTGGACCCAAGATTTTGGGCATCCACAGTAAGAGGAACCGAACAATTGGCCTTGGTGAGAGGGAGCAACTTGATATCGTGGTGTCTGAGTCAGTGATCCGTTGGGCATCATGCACAAATATTTCAATTGCCCCATCGTTGAGATCCTCTCTCGTATGTTGA